A genomic window from Microvirga sp. TS319 includes:
- the rplU gene encoding 50S ribosomal protein L21, whose translation MFAVIKTGGKQYRVAANDVITVATLAGEPGTAITFDQVLMVTDEGETQVGAPLVEGVTVAGEVVEHTRGEKVISFKKRRRQNSRRKRGHRQDYTVVRITEILAGGAKPKKAAAKKTTKAAADDAAPATAE comes from the coding sequence ATGTTCGCAGTGATCAAGACCGGCGGCAAGCAGTATCGCGTTGCCGCCAATGACGTCATCACCGTCGCCACGCTCGCGGGCGAGCCGGGCACCGCCATTACGTTCGACCAGGTTCTCATGGTCACCGACGAAGGCGAGACCCAGGTGGGCGCCCCGCTCGTCGAGGGCGTGACCGTGGCAGGCGAGGTGGTGGAGCACACCCGCGGCGAGAAGGTCATTTCCTTCAAGAAGCGCCGTCGCCAGAATTCGCGCCGCAAGCGCGGGCATCGCCAGGATTACACCGTGGTGCGGATCACCGAGATCCTTGCCGGTGGCGCGAAGCCCAAGAAGGCTGCGGCCAAGAAGACCACCAAGGCT